A single window of Rhizobium sp. SL42 DNA harbors:
- a CDS encoding CorA family divalent cation transporter produces the protein MLNAIHALPGLVWGYRIDPASGAATRLPADVTPALLADGPGFLWLHLNIADARVGALLDGFEWLTEQARSVLTTHDTHAALTVDDQMVFGTLVDFQREFDKETRDLAWLHFALSDRFIITTRLQPIRSIDRVRAAVEKNSAKYRSPMHLFETLVAEFQRGIISVVIELTEELNAIEDFVYDSELRDERRRLAPVRRVVVRLYRHLRTMLSLMRRAAASDDEDMPFGFDEVAQRLTARLEAVDHDVHALQERARLLHEEIDSKLTSETNRHLYILSLMTAFLLPPSLVTGFFGMNTSNLPFAAEADGTIFAIGFIVISIAAAWYLLRRAGIL, from the coding sequence ATGCTCAATGCCATTCACGCTTTGCCCGGCCTTGTCTGGGGTTATCGGATCGATCCTGCATCCGGTGCGGCAACACGGCTTCCAGCCGACGTCACGCCGGCACTGCTGGCTGACGGTCCGGGATTTCTGTGGCTGCATCTCAACATTGCGGATGCGCGCGTCGGGGCTCTTCTCGACGGCTTCGAATGGCTGACGGAGCAGGCGCGCTCCGTGTTGACCACGCATGACACGCATGCCGCCTTGACGGTGGACGACCAGATGGTGTTCGGCACCCTCGTCGACTTCCAGCGGGAGTTCGACAAGGAGACACGCGACCTCGCCTGGCTGCACTTTGCGCTGTCCGATCGGTTCATCATCACCACCAGACTGCAGCCGATCCGCTCGATCGACCGGGTCCGGGCCGCGGTGGAAAAGAACTCCGCGAAATATCGCAGTCCCATGCATCTGTTCGAGACACTTGTCGCCGAGTTCCAGCGCGGCATTATTTCGGTGGTGATCGAACTGACCGAGGAACTGAACGCGATCGAGGACTTCGTCTATGACAGCGAGTTGCGCGACGAGCGGCGCCGGCTTGCTCCTGTCCGACGGGTGGTTGTTCGGCTCTACCGTCACTTGCGCACCATGCTGTCGCTGATGCGCCGCGCCGCGGCCAGCGACGACGAGGACATGCCCTTCGGCTTCGACGAGGTGGCGCAACGGCTGACGGCAAGGCTGGAAGCCGTGGATCACGACGTGCATGCACTGCAGGAACGCGCCCGGTTGCTGCATGAGGAAATCGACTCCAAGCTGACCTCGGAGACAAACCGGCACCTTTATATCCTGTCTCTGATGACGGCCTTCCTGCTCCCGCCGTCCCTGGTCACCGGCTTTTTCGGCATGAACACATCCAACCTGCCGTTTGCGGCGGAGGCCGATGGCACAATCTTCGCGATCGGCTTCATCGTCATCTCGATTGCCGCCGCCTGGTATCTCCTGCGGCGTGCGGGCATCCTGTAG